From a single Asticcacaulis sp. MM231 genomic region:
- a CDS encoding potassium channel family protein has translation MVYFTATTVTTVGYGDITPVTDRARMFDTFVVTPVRLFIWIIFFGTAYTLALKSTWEQIRTRMIRRGLKDHIIIYGYGATGEAAVGELLRQGVKPTGIVVVDQSAARITAAVERGVTGIEGDATYNATQEAARVKSARAVMVCTHRDDSTVLIVLSARQMNAQVPISATVRATENEDLIRQAGATNIINPVSMAGHLLARTSEGPHVVDCIADLASADGNVVLREREVTSAEVGHPLSGLTTGKGLRISRHGKIYGYWEKPAQTLEAGDVIVEIARTDATAKSASTQ, from the coding sequence GTGGTCTATTTTACCGCCACCACCGTCACCACGGTCGGTTATGGCGATATCACGCCGGTTACCGACCGGGCGCGCATGTTCGATACCTTCGTCGTCACGCCGGTACGGCTTTTTATCTGGATAATCTTCTTCGGCACGGCCTATACTCTGGCCCTTAAGAGTACGTGGGAACAGATCAGGACACGCATGATCCGCAGGGGCCTCAAGGACCACATTATCATTTATGGTTATGGCGCCACCGGCGAGGCGGCCGTGGGCGAACTGCTGCGTCAGGGCGTCAAGCCCACCGGCATCGTCGTGGTCGATCAGAGTGCGGCGCGCATCACTGCCGCCGTGGAGCGCGGCGTCACCGGCATCGAGGGTGACGCCACCTACAACGCCACGCAGGAAGCGGCGCGCGTGAAAAGCGCGCGCGCCGTGATGGTTTGCACCCACCGCGACGATTCCACCGTGCTGATCGTGCTAAGCGCCCGCCAGATGAACGCGCAGGTGCCGATCAGCGCCACGGTCCGCGCCACGGAAAACGAGGACCTGATCCGTCAGGCCGGCGCGACCAACATCATCAATCCGGTCAGCATGGCCGGCCATCTGCTGGCGCGCACCTCCGAAGGCCCGCATGTGGTCGATTGCATCGCCGACCTGGCCTCGGCCGATGGCAATGTGGTCCTGCGCGAACGCGAGGTCACCAGCGCCGAAGTCGGCCATCCGCTGAGCGGGCTGACCACCGGCAAGGGCCTGCGCATTTCACGCCACGGCAAGATCTACGGCTATTGGGAAAAGCCAGCGCAAACGCTTGAGGCCGGCGATGTTATTGTCGAGATCGCCCGCACGGATGCCACCGCTAAATCGGCATCAACGCAATAG
- a CDS encoding acyltransferase, protein MNDHLKPLTSLRFFAALWVVLYTYIHELSGNVSLGVIDKGYLGVDLFFVLSGFILSYVYLDSYGEGRFKYGQFTIHRLARVYPLHIATLLFTLLLITAAAIKGVTLDENAANWAALPAHLTLTQAWGLAPTASFNHPSWSISAEWFAYLVFPAVAFVAWRLRERPVLAVSLAIAFLIALNLTFSALAGFSLTRATFQWGALRIVPSFLYGSALYLAWRSGAVSKPWVAQAGTAMALLTVILAASFAQSDILIVIALGLLVLSISGLGQNGKGLMSGKVLVYLGEISFATYMIYVPWKWVYLKGANALLGTDHGALPFVWWFAGLLALVPLSMLAHHLVERPFRKTVRHYGERLHGMITYSWVKQG, encoded by the coding sequence ATGAACGATCACCTGAAGCCTCTGACATCGCTGCGCTTTTTCGCAGCCCTCTGGGTGGTGCTCTATACCTATATTCACGAACTGAGCGGTAATGTCAGTCTGGGCGTGATCGATAAAGGGTATCTCGGCGTCGATCTGTTCTTCGTGTTGTCCGGTTTCATCCTCTCTTATGTCTATCTCGATAGCTACGGCGAGGGACGTTTCAAATACGGCCAGTTCACGATCCATCGTCTGGCGCGGGTTTATCCCCTGCATATTGCCACCCTGCTGTTTACCCTCCTGCTGATCACAGCTGCCGCGATCAAGGGCGTGACGCTCGATGAGAATGCCGCCAACTGGGCCGCCCTGCCGGCGCACCTGACCCTGACCCAGGCCTGGGGACTGGCGCCGACCGCTTCGTTCAACCATCCTTCGTGGTCGATTTCGGCCGAATGGTTCGCCTATCTCGTCTTTCCGGCCGTGGCCTTTGTGGCGTGGCGCCTGCGCGAACGTCCGGTTCTGGCGGTTTCGCTGGCCATCGCGTTTCTCATCGCGCTCAATCTCACTTTTTCGGCCCTGGCTGGCTTCAGCCTGACCCGCGCCACCTTCCAGTGGGGCGCGCTGCGAATCGTGCCGAGCTTCCTCTATGGCAGTGCGCTCTATCTGGCCTGGCGTTCCGGCGCGGTATCGAAACCATGGGTGGCTCAGGCCGGCACGGCGATGGCGCTTCTGACCGTGATCCTGGCTGCGAGCTTCGCGCAGTCGGATATCCTGATTGTGATCGCTCTGGGTCTCTTGGTGTTGTCGATTTCCGGCTTGGGGCAAAATGGCAAGGGCCTGATGTCAGGAAAAGTTCTCGTCTATCTCGGGGAGATCTCCTTCGCCACCTATATGATCTACGTGCCGTGGAAATGGGTGTATCTCAAGGGTGCCAACGCGCTCCTCGGCACCGATCACGGGGCTCTGCCGTTTGTCTGGTGGTTCGCCGGATTGCTGGCCCTGGTGCCGCTTTCTATGCTGGCGCACCATCTGGTGGAGCGTCCGTTCCGCAAGACTGTGCGGCACTATGGCGAACGACTTCACGGAATGATCACGTATTCGTGGGTTAAACAAGGTTAA
- a CDS encoding YdbL family protein, giving the protein MKKTSLLKAVLTAAALAGSVVAVSAVVIAPAYADVAASKALVDAAKSKGVVGEGNTGYLAFVSGGGDATTKAAVDEINAGRRSVYGQAAAKNGVSSEAAGISAYANVIVPKLKAGEYYQDANGAWVKK; this is encoded by the coding sequence ATGAAAAAGACCTCTCTGCTGAAAGCCGTCCTGACCGCAGCCGCCCTGGCTGGCTCGGTCGTCGCGGTCAGCGCCGTCGTGATCGCGCCCGCCTATGCCGATGTCGCCGCGTCCAAGGCGCTGGTCGATGCCGCCAAGAGCAAGGGCGTTGTCGGGGAAGGCAATACTGGTTACCTCGCCTTCGTATCAGGCGGTGGCGATGCCACCACCAAGGCCGCGGTTGATGAAATCAATGCCGGTCGCCGCAGCGTCTATGGTCAGGCCGCCGCCAAGAACGGCGTCTCGTCCGAAGCCGCCGGCATTTCGGCCTATGCCAATGTCATCGTGCCGAAGCTGAAGGCCGGTGAATATTATCAGGATGCCAACGGCGCCTGGGTGAAGAAGTAG
- a CDS encoding CHAP domain-containing protein, whose product MKKTVSAFAFALLTLCTVGSVEAKEKAHKTGKAPAVKVAHKSAADSAYLQCVTFARQFTGMQIFGDAWTWWGKATNRYEEGSRPKPGAVLVFKAQGKMSRGHVAVVSQIITDRYIQVTHANWSPINGRRGQVEDNVNVMDVSEFG is encoded by the coding sequence GTGAAAAAAACCGTGTCGGCTTTCGCTTTTGCCCTACTTACCCTGTGCACCGTCGGCTCGGTTGAAGCCAAGGAAAAAGCACATAAAACCGGCAAGGCCCCTGCTGTCAAGGTCGCACACAAGTCCGCCGCCGACTCCGCCTATCTTCAATGCGTCACCTTTGCCCGCCAGTTCACCGGCATGCAGATTTTCGGCGACGCCTGGACGTGGTGGGGCAAGGCGACCAACCGTTATGAAGAAGGCTCTCGCCCTAAGCCCGGTGCCGTGCTCGTGTTCAAGGCCCAGGGCAAGATGAGCCGCGGCCATGTCGCCGTCGTTTCGCAGATCATCACCGATCGCTATATCCAGGTCACCCACGCCAACTGGTCGCCGATCAATGGCCGCCGTGGTCAGGTTGAAGATAATGTCAACGTGATGGATGTGTCGGAATTCGGGTGA
- a CDS encoding dihydrofolate reductase family protein, with translation MSKFVLEMNVSLDGYVDDLGSNLVMGPPSQKHFQYWIETIQGYTGSLYGRRMYEVMRYWDEDRPEWDEPLRTFAIAWRKLPKWVVSRTLADLGPNTTLISGDIEAKVRELKARNDGTMSVSGPELAGLMTQLGLIDEYRLHLRPFVLGQGKPFFHESRPPLHLASNTLIDDETLHLVYVPA, from the coding sequence ATGAGCAAGTTTGTCCTGGAAATGAACGTCTCGCTTGATGGCTATGTCGACGATCTCGGCAGCAACCTGGTTATGGGGCCGCCAAGTCAGAAGCACTTCCAGTACTGGATCGAGACCATACAGGGCTATACCGGCAGTCTCTACGGCCGGCGCATGTACGAGGTCATGCGCTACTGGGACGAGGATCGCCCGGAGTGGGATGAGCCGCTACGTACATTCGCCATCGCCTGGCGCAAACTGCCGAAATGGGTTGTCTCCCGCACGCTCGCTGATCTCGGCCCGAACACCACGCTCATTTCCGGCGATATCGAGGCGAAAGTTCGTGAGCTAAAGGCGCGCAACGACGGGACGATGAGCGTCTCCGGTCCGGAACTCGCCGGCCTGATGACCCAGCTTGGCCTGATCGATGAATACCGCCTCCACCTGCGTCCCTTTGTGCTCGGCCAGGGCAAGCCGTTTTTCCACGAGAGCCGCCCGCCCCTTCACCTGGCATCCAACACGCTGATTGATGACGAAACCCTTCACCTGGTCTATGTGCCGGCCTAA
- a CDS encoding Fur family transcriptional regulator, with the protein MSHACEHTHDHDHHLKSDARAVRLEEAQALCVEAGERMTSSRLRTYELILEANAPIKAYDVIDRFHPDGAAKPPTVYRALSFLEQMGLIHRIESLNAFVACDTHDRHSRFGHTAGFLLCECCGQSEEIAIPNVLEIKASAAKTGFKVNHITLEARGLCNACQANR; encoded by the coding sequence ATGAGCCACGCTTGCGAACACACACACGATCACGACCATCACCTTAAGTCCGACGCCCGTGCGGTCAGGCTTGAGGAAGCTCAGGCCCTGTGTGTAGAGGCCGGTGAGCGCATGACGTCGTCGCGCCTGCGCACCTATGAATTGATCCTTGAGGCCAATGCGCCGATCAAGGCCTATGATGTCATCGATCGCTTCCATCCCGATGGCGCGGCCAAGCCCCCTACCGTCTATCGCGCGCTCAGCTTTCTGGAGCAGATGGGCCTGATCCACCGCATCGAAAGCCTCAACGCCTTCGTGGCCTGTGATACCCATGATCGGCACTCTCGTTTTGGGCACACAGCCGGCTTCCTGTTGTGCGAATGTTGCGGCCAGAGCGAGGAAATCGCCATTCCTAATGTGCTGGAAATCAAGGCCAGCGCCGCCAAGACCGGCTTCAAGGTCAATCACATCACGCTGGAAGCGCGCGGCCTGTGCAACGCCTGCCAGGCCAACCGTTAG
- a CDS encoding YnbE family lipoprotein gives MRKAIAAAALVFSASALMACTPSVNVNVNLAPIYAKLDVNVKVQLDQDVKALIQENPNLF, from the coding sequence ATGAGAAAAGCGATTGCGGCGGCAGCTCTGGTTTTTAGCGCGTCCGCGCTGATGGCCTGCACGCCCTCGGTCAATGTCAACGTCAACCTGGCGCCAATCTACGCCAAGCTCGACGTCAATGTGAAGGTTCAACTGGATCAGGACGTGAAAGCGCTCATCCAAGAGAATCCGAACCTGTTCTAA
- a CDS encoding peptidoglycan DD-metalloendopeptidase family protein: protein MVFALATALTVGTLLWKMVQPMQGMGAPMDPAAAMALETQAYAEAAARPGYSQPIDMPISLRAGETLDQAVTRMGVKPDEAKAAIKLLSHSFNITNIKAGLSLEAAIAKPISGEGDAQLLGLTVRTGPAKQLTLTKDRDGVMRLRALEESVRDERRVAIGTIDGSLFTSAAALGATPTLTAQVVKLFAHKLDFERDIQSGDTFKMVFDRKVTESGRTVEAGNLLYAEIEAKGGVDRFYSFTPNGGRSIEYYDETGKNIKGFLLATPIYGARTSSGFGMRFHPIVGFMKMHTGIDFAAPTGTPIQAAGDGVVMDAKWWGGYGRWVRIAHNKEWETGYGHMSSIAVRPGQRVTQGQIIGYVGTTGRSTGPHLHFEVWKDHHPIDPKGAKVPQSSMLAGNDLNAFRARKREINSMIALAEVSPNGTIQKNDALAYRVDNENQTARPQALAQTEVSPVRSNSARPLRSALTTTRGTR from the coding sequence ATGGTTTTTGCCCTGGCGACGGCGCTGACGGTCGGCACGCTTCTGTGGAAGATGGTGCAGCCGATGCAGGGTATGGGCGCGCCCATGGACCCCGCCGCCGCCATGGCGCTGGAAACGCAAGCCTATGCCGAAGCCGCCGCGCGTCCCGGTTACAGCCAGCCCATCGACATGCCGATCTCGCTGCGCGCCGGTGAAACACTCGATCAGGCCGTCACCCGTATGGGCGTGAAGCCCGATGAAGCCAAGGCAGCCATCAAGCTTCTGTCCCACTCCTTCAATATCACCAATATCAAGGCCGGCCTCAGCTTGGAGGCCGCCATAGCCAAGCCGATCAGCGGCGAGGGTGACGCCCAGCTTCTGGGCCTGACCGTCCGCACCGGCCCCGCCAAGCAACTGACCCTGACCAAGGACCGCGACGGCGTCATGCGCCTGCGCGCGCTGGAAGAGTCGGTACGCGATGAGCGCCGCGTCGCGATCGGTACCATTGATGGCTCCCTGTTCACCTCGGCCGCGGCGCTCGGCGCCACCCCGACGCTGACCGCGCAGGTCGTCAAGCTGTTCGCCCACAAGCTCGATTTCGAGCGCGATATCCAGTCGGGCGACACTTTCAAGATGGTGTTCGACCGCAAGGTCACCGAAAGCGGCCGTACGGTCGAGGCAGGCAATCTGCTGTATGCCGAGATCGAGGCTAAGGGCGGCGTCGACCGCTTCTATTCCTTTACGCCCAACGGCGGCCGCTCCATCGAATATTATGATGAAACCGGCAAGAATATCAAAGGCTTCCTGCTAGCAACGCCGATCTACGGCGCCCGCACATCGTCCGGCTTCGGCATGCGCTTCCACCCGATCGTCGGCTTCATGAAGATGCACACCGGCATCGATTTCGCTGCCCCCACCGGCACCCCGATTCAAGCCGCCGGCGATGGTGTGGTGATGGACGCCAAGTGGTGGGGCGGTTATGGCCGCTGGGTCCGTATCGCTCACAATAAAGAGTGGGAAACCGGCTACGGTCACATGTCGTCGATCGCGGTCCGTCCCGGTCAGCGCGTGACGCAAGGCCAGATTATCGGTTATGTCGGGACCACCGGCCGCTCAACCGGTCCGCATCTGCATTTCGAGGTCTGGAAAGACCACCACCCGATCGATCCCAAGGGCGCCAAGGTGCCGCAATCCAGCATGCTGGCCGGCAACGACCTGAACGCCTTCCGCGCCCGCAAGCGTGAAATCAACTCGATGATCGCCCTGGCTGAGGTCAGCCCGAATGGCACGATCCAGAAAAACGACGCCCTGGCTTATCGCGTCGACAACGAGAACCAGACCGCGCGTCCACAGGCCCTGGCCCAGACCGAGGTCAGCCCTGTGCGCAGCAACAGCGCCCGCCCCTTGCGCTCCGCCCTTACCACCACACGCGGCACCCGCTAA
- a CDS encoding magnesium transporter CorA family protein — translation MLTLHTQGHHVTAGPESFSPAVTWLDLYNPTRDEELRLEGHLGVFLPTREDMAEIEASSRLYLEDGAAFMTAQVAFFGGEAQLQSGPVTFVLVGGRLVTIRYIQPASFKIFSDHIEKQPAMCVDGPTTFLNLLDIIIDRTADLIEKTSHGIDELSKSIFTTKRKTKLEDVLIRLGGAQNDIVKICDSLVSLTRLTVFAAGLERPVVGVKNSAGLRDYHDRLLTMSQDVASLSDHATYVSGNIAFLLDAALGLINVEQNLIVKVISIVSVIFMPLTLIASIYGMNFDVMPFLHQKYAFETVCVIMVLITVALLGLFKNKRWI, via the coding sequence GTGCTGACACTGCACACACAAGGACATCACGTCACCGCCGGACCTGAAAGTTTCAGTCCTGCGGTCACATGGCTCGATCTTTACAATCCAACCCGCGATGAAGAACTGCGCCTCGAAGGTCACCTCGGCGTCTTTTTACCGACGCGCGAGGACATGGCCGAAATCGAGGCGTCGAGCCGGCTCTATCTGGAAGATGGCGCGGCCTTCATGACCGCGCAGGTCGCCTTTTTCGGCGGCGAGGCACAGCTTCAGTCCGGGCCTGTCACCTTTGTGCTGGTGGGGGGGCGTCTGGTCACCATCCGCTATATCCAGCCGGCGTCTTTCAAGATCTTCAGCGATCACATCGAGAAGCAGCCTGCGATGTGCGTCGACGGACCGACCACCTTTCTCAACCTGCTTGATATCATCATCGACCGCACCGCCGACCTGATCGAGAAGACGAGCCACGGCATCGATGAACTGTCGAAATCGATCTTCACCACAAAGCGCAAGACCAAGCTCGAAGACGTGCTGATCCGTCTTGGCGGCGCGCAGAACGATATCGTCAAGATTTGCGATTCGCTGGTCTCGCTAACCCGGCTGACGGTTTTCGCGGCGGGGCTTGAACGTCCGGTGGTGGGGGTGAAAAACAGCGCCGGCCTGCGTGATTATCACGACCGCCTGCTTACGATGAGTCAGGATGTCGCCTCGCTGAGCGATCACGCCACCTATGTGTCGGGCAATATCGCCTTCCTGCTTGATGCGGCGCTGGGCCTGATCAATGTCGAGCAGAACCTGATCGTCAAGGTGATTTCGATCGTGTCGGTCATCTTCATGCCGCTGACCCTGATCGCCAGCATCTACGGCATGAATTTCGATGTCATGCCGTTCCTGCACCAGAAATACGCCTTTGAGACGGTGTGCGTCATCATGGTGCTGATCACGGTCGCGCTACTTGGTCTTTTCAAGAATAAGCGCTGGATTTAG
- a CDS encoding YdbH domain-containing protein: MTAFSHPSLSAADEEALWFPVHMSGGDSFSRPTGIDGAGDDGPEDHDAIGLPGRRPAGPGGKPPAKKSGAGLPGWVWFTLCGAAALGIAVVVARKEIAESVAESWLKGQGVSADIKLDAFSLNHVSGAVLIRDGKNPNMSIGRFDVDYGLNLFAGGGLPLARVERIHLVKPVLAFSIKDGKLNFGTLDKIVQDALSAPPSNAPLPRDILIEDATVTVDSDYGKLTGRGGISLHNGQLAMLDLRLPKTHLTGKLGVGDLHEGRITARSVNTGKNGDQLHVQAHMTGDNWTVKAAGNLVETIGAEEERFYGQNIVLELDAYLPYRHAKSMYEAFSGPTAAVFDLRADEVRNPGLHASSFKAHLQLDGQLKTNEKGSAYSGAANVTSSADSFHAGDMQIDTASIEGRDLQLNTGFSSETGLAFNLTGPVRGDVGRLQQGDLLLKAAHIDLGELAVASDADGARATFSGDMALGHLATGDVSLDQTMASLEGGAKAGGDAGPWNVTLKSNIASNNARYRGLNAMARDRAQARIEAAKVPPKPGVPLDPGPDAIIALDRALDRFSLRVKALNVAVSGDSPDVTPLVAVRMQGAEAGLKGGGKVTLAPHATKPVYSNTNSGAFGLALSGPDLPQIALAVDNLGPASGNVAAGKYSLAAQFNFDPVSGIKFDGHGRFTLLNGGGISATLDKEAHFSAQSAELGDHVENLSATLRQNGKTFLVFTPNAWRASGAFSDLALTAPNEVVGLKGGQGTFEAYALADGVGFKADLATSTVSDGVPEDATRFNPLLLSGTIGQDRKALTGRFFAATPSTKGADGKPLRIVAIHLDNDVASGAGALSFKTLDLNFVPDGLQPIYLSPPMAAIFSRNVTGPMSFEGAFNWTKTSSSSDGVLTIGVNDFVAATEHAPYGVGMSFFGSTGASQGLTGQIRFDSLAPLHSLPGQKIHLARTELGIPLTDLDLSLQILGDHLTLERATVESPGGQVRLEPTDIYFDAKAPIKGVLAFDGLDFGAVVASTSLNKSMSFKGHMTGHLPFVYDQGHLKFVDGTMQSDAPGQISIYRTAVTGVNTATGTVTSDAPSATAALAAKNAQAAAAADPAFNPFQDLAYQAMEYVTYDQLDARLNSRDDLILNINFHIKGYFDPPHQQKANISLFDYISGKWLQKPITLPSRTPVELYLEMPINLDEMLNDLTNINLRTAQKPQ, translated from the coding sequence ATGACTGCCTTTTCCCATCCTTCTCTTTCTGCGGCAGACGAAGAAGCTCTGTGGTTCCCGGTGCATATGAGCGGCGGTGACAGCTTTTCGCGTCCGACGGGGATCGATGGCGCCGGTGATGATGGGCCAGAAGATCACGATGCTATCGGCCTGCCGGGGCGTCGCCCTGCCGGGCCGGGTGGCAAGCCGCCGGCCAAAAAGTCTGGCGCGGGGCTGCCGGGCTGGGTGTGGTTCACCCTGTGCGGTGCCGCAGCGCTCGGTATCGCTGTCGTGGTGGCGCGCAAGGAGATCGCCGAGTCCGTCGCCGAATCCTGGCTCAAGGGGCAGGGCGTGTCGGCCGATATCAAGCTTGACGCTTTTTCGCTGAACCATGTGTCCGGCGCGGTGCTGATCCGTGACGGCAAAAATCCGAACATGAGCATCGGCCGTTTCGACGTCGATTATGGCCTCAATCTCTTTGCCGGTGGCGGGCTGCCGCTGGCGCGCGTCGAGCGTATTCACCTCGTCAAGCCGGTGCTGGCGTTTTCGATCAAGGACGGCAAGCTGAATTTCGGCACGCTCGACAAGATCGTGCAGGACGCCCTGTCGGCGCCCCCCTCCAATGCCCCGCTGCCACGCGATATTCTCATTGAGGATGCCACCGTGACGGTGGACAGCGATTACGGCAAACTGACCGGACGCGGTGGTATCAGTTTGCATAATGGCCAGCTCGCCATGCTCGATCTGCGCCTGCCAAAGACGCACCTGACGGGCAAGCTCGGTGTCGGTGATCTGCACGAAGGCCGCATCACCGCCCGTTCGGTCAACACCGGCAAGAACGGCGATCAACTCCACGTTCAGGCCCACATGACCGGTGACAACTGGACGGTGAAGGCTGCCGGCAATCTGGTCGAGACGATCGGCGCGGAGGAAGAACGTTTCTACGGCCAGAACATCGTCCTGGAACTCGACGCCTATCTGCCCTATCGCCATGCCAAATCGATGTACGAGGCTTTTAGCGGCCCGACGGCGGCGGTTTTCGATCTGCGCGCCGACGAGGTACGAAATCCTGGCCTGCACGCCAGCTCTTTCAAGGCCCACCTGCAACTCGATGGCCAGCTCAAAACCAACGAAAAGGGCAGCGCCTATTCCGGCGCCGCGAATGTCACCTCCAGCGCTGATAGCTTCCATGCCGGCGATATGCAGATCGATACGGCCAGTATCGAAGGCCGCGATCTCCAGCTCAATACCGGCTTTTCCAGCGAAACCGGCCTGGCCTTCAATCTGACCGGCCCGGTCAGGGGCGATGTCGGTCGGCTGCAACAGGGCGACCTTCTGCTGAAAGCGGCGCATATCGACCTTGGCGAACTGGCCGTGGCGTCCGATGCTGATGGCGCCAGGGCGACCTTTAGCGGCGACATGGCGCTTGGGCATCTGGCAACCGGCGATGTGTCGCTGGATCAGACCATGGCCTCGCTGGAAGGCGGCGCAAAGGCGGGCGGCGACGCTGGCCCGTGGAATGTCACGCTTAAGAGCAATATCGCCAGTAATAATGCCCGTTACCGTGGTCTGAATGCCATGGCGCGTGATCGGGCGCAGGCGCGCATTGAAGCCGCAAAAGTCCCGCCAAAGCCGGGTGTGCCGCTTGATCCGGGGCCTGACGCCATCATCGCGCTCGATCGCGCGCTGGATCGTTTCTCCTTGCGCGTTAAAGCCCTGAACGTGGCCGTCAGCGGCGATAGCCCGGATGTAACCCCGCTGGTGGCGGTGCGGATGCAGGGCGCTGAAGCGGGCCTGAAGGGCGGCGGCAAGGTGACGCTGGCACCGCATGCCACAAAGCCGGTCTATTCCAATACCAATAGCGGCGCTTTCGGACTGGCGCTAAGCGGCCCTGACCTGCCGCAGATCGCGCTGGCGGTCGATAATCTCGGACCGGCGTCGGGGAATGTGGCGGCCGGTAAGTATAGTCTGGCGGCGCAGTTCAATTTCGATCCGGTGAGCGGTATCAAGTTCGATGGCCACGGGCGCTTCACCTTGCTGAACGGCGGCGGCATAAGTGCCACGCTCGATAAGGAGGCGCATTTCAGTGCCCAATCGGCCGAACTGGGTGATCATGTCGAGAACCTTTCCGCCACCCTGCGTCAGAACGGCAAGACCTTCCTCGTCTTTACGCCCAATGCCTGGCGGGCCAGCGGTGCGTTTAGCGATCTCGCCCTGACCGCGCCGAACGAAGTGGTAGGCTTAAAAGGCGGGCAGGGGACGTTTGAGGCCTATGCTCTGGCGGATGGTGTTGGTTTCAAGGCCGATCTGGCCACCTCGACGGTGAGCGACGGCGTCCCCGAAGACGCAACGCGCTTCAATCCGCTGCTGCTATCCGGCACCATCGGCCAGGACCGGAAAGCCCTGACCGGTCGTTTCTTCGCTGCCACGCCAAGCACCAAGGGCGCGGATGGCAAGCCATTGCGGATCGTGGCAATCCATCTCGACAATGATGTTGCCAGTGGTGCGGGCGCCCTGTCGTTCAAGACGCTCGACCTGAATTTTGTACCTGATGGCCTGCAACCGATCTACCTGTCACCGCCGATGGCTGCGATTTTCAGCCGTAATGTCACGGGGCCGATGAGTTTTGAGGGGGCTTTCAACTGGACAAAGACAAGCAGTTCCAGCGATGGGGTGCTGACCATCGGCGTGAATGATTTTGTCGCGGCTACCGAACATGCTCCCTACGGCGTGGGCATGAGTTTCTTCGGCTCCACCGGGGCCTCGCAAGGCCTGACCGGTCAGATAAGGTTCGATTCGCTGGCGCCTTTACATTCTCTGCCTGGCCAGAAGATACATTTGGCGCGAACAGAATTAGGCATCCCGCTCACCGATCTTGATTTGAGCCTGCAAATACTTGGCGACCATCTCACGCTTGAAAGGGCCACGGTGGAAAGCCCTGGCGGTCAGGTCAGGCTGGAGCCGACGGATATCTATTTTGACGCCAAGGCCCCCATTAAGGGCGTGCTGGCTTTTGATGGTCTTGATTTCGGCGCGGTTGTCGCGTCGACAAGTCTGAACAAGAGCATGAGCTTCAAGGGGCATATGACGGGCCATCTGCCTTTTGTCTATGATCAGGGCCACCTCAAATTCGTTGACGGCACGATGCAATCGGATGCGCCGGGACAAATATCAATTTATCGCACGGCAGTGACGGGTGTAAACACGGCCACAGGTACGGTCACGAGCGATGCACCGAGCGCTACCGCCGCCTTAGCTGCGAAGAATGCACAAGCCGCCGCCGCCGCCGATCCGGCCTTCAACCCCTTCCAGGATCTGGCCTATCAGGCGATGGAATATGTCACATACGATCAGCTCGACGCACGTCTCAATTCCCGGGACGACCTCATTCTGAATATCAATTTTCACATCAAAGGCTATTTCGACCCGCCGCATCAACAAAAGGCGAATATCAGCCTGTTCGACTATATCAGTGGCAAGTGGTTGCAGAAGCCGATCACATTGCCCTCCAGGACACCGGTCGAGCTTTATCTGGAAATGCCTATTAATCTTGATGAGATGCTCAATGATCTGACGAATATTAATTTAAGAACGGCACAAAAGCCGCAATAA